From Actinomyces procaprae:
GATGAGGTGGTCCAGCTGTACATTCACCAGCGCTACGGTACGGCCACCCGTCCGGTGCGCGAACTCAAGGGATTCCGGCGCGTGCATGTGCCCGCGGGGGGGAGACGGTGACGGTGAAGTTCCCTCTCGGACCGGATCAGTTGCGCTACTGGTCCACGGCGACGTGCGAATGGGTGCAAAGTGAGACCACCCTTGATGTCGCCGTCGGGGGCAGCTCCGCGGTGCCGTTCAGCGATCGAATAAAGGTAACCGCCCGATGATCAGTAACCCCGCACCACTCGTTGGTCCCGTCCTGACCGACCTGGACGATGCCGCCTGGCTCGCCACACCCACGCCGACCCCTGTGGCCGGAAACCGACCCGCCTATGAACTGCGCACCCACCTGACCGTCTCCGCCGCCGAGGCCGCCGGGCCGGCCCGACTCACGGCCACCGCCCACGGCATCTACGAGGCGTTCATCAACGGCGCGCGTGTCGGCGACGTCGAACTCGCCGCCCCCGGGGCCACCAGCTACCGCAAGACCCTGTACGTGCAGACCTGGGATGTCGCCGGAATGCTGTGCGAGGGGGAGAACGAGTTGCGGCTGGTGGTCTCCGACGGCTGGTTCCGGGGCCGCTGCGGCCCCAGTCGAGTTCCGGACAACTATGGCGAGGTCACCGCCGTAATCGCCGCTCTCACGGTCGGCGGCTCGCCGCTGGCCGGGGATGAAGCCGGGACCCCGGCCCCCGCGCCGGGTGGTCACCGGGCCCGGCTGGGAGGTCGCCGTCGGCGCCATTACGGCCGCGGATCTCATGGACGGACAGACCACCGATCTGCCCCGAATCGGGCGGGAGAAGTGGGAGCCCGCCGCCATCGCCGACACCCCGCTGACCCGCGACCGCACGCGACTGGCAGCATCACCCGCCCCGCCCGTACGGCGGGGGGAGCCGCTGCCCGCGCGGCACATCTCCCGTCTGCCCTCGGGACGACAGATCGTCGACTTCGGGCGAATGCTTAGCGGCTGGGTGCGTCTGAGCGATCTAGGCCCCTGTGGCACGCGCCTGAAACTCACTCACTTCGAGGTGCTCGACGCCAACGGTACATGACGACGAGGCACTTACGGTACGCTCCGCCCTTCCGAAAGGAGCCCTACCCGTTGGGTCAGGTGGACACGATTATTTCGCGGGGAGTCGCCGAGG
This genomic window contains:
- a CDS encoding alpha-L-rhamnosidase N-terminal domain-containing protein; the protein is MISNPAPLVGPVLTDLDDAAWLATPTPTPVAGNRPAYELRTHLTVSAAEAAGPARLTATAHGIYEAFINGARVGDVELAAPGATSYRKTLYVQTWDVAGMLCEGENELRLVVSDGWFRGRCGPSRVPDNYGEVTAVIAALTVGGSPLAGDEAGTPAPAPGGHRARLGGRRRRHYGRGSHGRTDHRSAPNRAGEVGARRHRRHPADPRPHATGSITRPARTAGGAAARAAHLPSALGTTDRRLRANA